One genomic window of Pseudomonadota bacterium includes the following:
- a CDS encoding 3-phosphoglycerate dehydrogenase, whose translation MVRKVLYFSHGNEALYDLVREAMPKGYQLVTLASSAAEERLAKIADCEAVIVGGFPLTRPYIEAARRLRLVQHQGVGYHDTVDLDALRERQIALALAPGGTSIGVSEHAIMLMLAVCKRLPFVDAELRQGRWHANDLRAESRQLFGMTVGILGLGRIGREVARRLIGFSTETIYHDILDMPSAVEKELRVHSVRFPELLAKSDILTLHVPLTEITHHMIDADALAQMKPSAMLINCARGPVVDEAALAAALERGHLGGAGLDVFEEEPPSHPSPLARFHNVVLTPHHAPGTVDAMREKMGDAFANIRRFFAGEALDNRVELG comes from the coding sequence ATGGTCCGCAAGGTTCTCTATTTCAGCCATGGGAACGAGGCGCTCTACGATCTCGTGCGCGAGGCCATGCCCAAAGGCTATCAGCTCGTAACGCTCGCCAGCAGTGCCGCCGAGGAACGGCTGGCCAAGATCGCCGACTGCGAGGCGGTGATCGTCGGCGGCTTTCCGCTGACCCGGCCCTATATCGAGGCGGCGCGCCGGCTTCGCCTGGTTCAGCATCAGGGTGTGGGCTACCACGATACCGTGGACCTGGATGCACTCCGCGAGCGTCAGATCGCGCTGGCGCTGGCGCCGGGCGGAACCAGCATCGGCGTCTCCGAGCACGCCATCATGCTAATGCTGGCGGTGTGCAAGCGCCTGCCCTTCGTCGATGCCGAGCTGCGCCAGGGACGCTGGCATGCCAACGACCTCCGGGCCGAGTCGCGGCAGCTCTTCGGCATGACCGTCGGGATTCTCGGCCTGGGTCGCATTGGCAGGGAAGTCGCCAGGCGGCTGATCGGTTTCAGCACCGAGACGATTTATCACGACATCCTCGACATGCCGTCTGCCGTCGAAAAGGAGCTTCGTGTCCACAGCGTCCGCTTCCCGGAGTTGTTGGCGAAAAGCGACATTCTCACGCTCCACGTGCCGTTGACCGAGATCACCCACCACATGATCGACGCTGATGCGCTGGCCCAGATGAAACCCAGCGCCATGCTGATCAATTGCGCGCGGGGGCCGGTCGTCGACGAGGCGGCTTTGGCGGCGGCCCTCGAGCGGGGCCATCTCGGCGGCGCCGGGCTCGATGTCTTCGAAGAAGAGCCGCCCAGCCATCCGAGCCCGCTTGCCCGCTTCCATAACGTCGTGCTGACACCGCATCATGCGCCGGGGACGGTGGATGCCATGCGCGAGAAGATGGGCGACGCCTTCGCCAACATACGCCGCTTCTTCGCCGGCGAAGCCCTCGACAACCGTGTCGAGCTCGGATGA
- a CDS encoding MFS transporter: MATSRLVLTVLLPFAVGYLMAYLYRSVNAVVAPDLVRDLGLTAGGLGLLTAAYFFTYAASQLPLGVLLDRFGPRRVQASFFCVSAFGSGLFAIAPDQALLTLARALIGLGFAGGLMSSFKLIALWVPRSRVALANGCLMSFGGLGALVASAPADFAVRLVGWRVTFGVLTLLTFAVAAAIYFIVPEKPGAAAGPPSGSAAPGGLAAIFRDRLFWKLAPVVASTTGSALAIQTLWAGPWLKDVAGLDRSSVATHVMAIALGFTFGVAMSGVVTGILDRFRIHLLTVMTGGILVSLASQAILVAGIADDSIVVWSVFGMTGQIAILAFAHLSEHFGVARAGRAGTALNVLVFSTAFAAQYAIGGIIDLWPMAAAGSYQATGYRVGFGACLLLQVLSLIWYFWPTRLAAATAR; this comes from the coding sequence ATGGCGACGTCGCGGCTGGTTCTGACGGTGCTCCTGCCGTTCGCGGTGGGCTACCTCATGGCCTATCTCTACCGCTCGGTGAACGCCGTCGTGGCGCCCGATCTGGTTCGCGATCTCGGTTTGACCGCAGGCGGGCTCGGTCTCCTTACCGCCGCCTATTTCTTCACCTATGCGGCGAGCCAGCTCCCCTTGGGCGTGCTCCTGGACCGATTCGGGCCGCGCCGGGTGCAGGCCTCCTTCTTCTGCGTCTCGGCCTTCGGCTCGGGCCTGTTCGCGATCGCCCCCGATCAAGCCTTGCTGACCCTCGCCCGCGCGCTTATCGGGCTCGGTTTCGCCGGCGGCCTCATGTCGTCGTTCAAGCTGATCGCGCTTTGGGTGCCCCGGTCCCGCGTCGCCCTGGCCAATGGCTGCCTCATGTCCTTCGGCGGTTTGGGGGCGTTGGTCGCTTCGGCTCCGGCCGACTTCGCGGTCAGGCTCGTCGGCTGGCGCGTCACCTTCGGCGTGCTGACGTTGTTGACCTTCGCGGTTGCGGCCGCGATCTACTTCATCGTTCCGGAAAAGCCGGGCGCCGCGGCGGGTCCTCCCTCGGGCAGCGCCGCGCCGGGGGGGCTCGCCGCGATCTTCCGCGACCGCCTGTTTTGGAAGCTCGCTCCCGTGGTCGCCAGCACCACGGGCTCAGCCTTGGCGATCCAGACGCTATGGGCCGGTCCCTGGCTCAAGGACGTGGCAGGGCTCGATCGCAGCAGCGTCGCCACCCATGTCATGGCGATCGCTCTCGGCTTCACCTTCGGTGTTGCCATGTCAGGTGTGGTGACGGGCATTCTCGACCGGTTCCGCATCCACCTATTGACCGTCATGACGGGCGGCATCCTGGTGTCGCTCGCCAGTCAGGCGATTCTCGTTGCCGGAATCGCCGACGACTCGATCGTGGTCTGGTCTGTCTTCGGCATGACTGGGCAGATCGCCATTCTCGCTTTTGCGCATTTGTCCGAGCATTTCGGCGTCGCTCGCGCCGGACGCGCCGGTACCGCGCTCAACGTCCTCGTCTTCTCCACCGCCTTTGCCGCGCAATACGCGATCGGCGGCATCATCGATCTCTGGCCGATGGCGGCCGCCGGCAGCTATCAAGCGACGGGATATCGCGTCGGCTTCGGCGCCTGCCTCCTGCTCCAGGTGCTCTCCTTGATTTGGTATTTCTGGCCGACACGGCTGGCTGCCGCGACCGCGCGATAG
- a CDS encoding hybrid sensor histidine kinase/response regulator, which translates to MSVPSVPLAGGNALSHRQARILVAAASEPLRRRVVAALAPDGFATVEATDNLDQLIEAVERHSPHVLLLDFGNGEARPPEHLAMLQRIAKLPGEKATRVVALAASQNVSVLTDVQHLLGDWIPYEAEVAVLAWRTRLNAELVVLRRHADSAGKAVAEAIRQRINKLEEGLVLLRAAHDRLADELKQAKARQRESAIMPASVLHELRTPLNAISGFADIMKQEMYGPLGHDKYRDYVSSIYDASQHLLEVANDLLDVYKLEAGQIPLEPKPFDPRRTIKSVADLLADQAQRAGVMLLAEAPNRVATIESDERRMRQILVNLVGNAIKFTPRGGRVVINAVDDVLEPLVKVSVSDSGPGLPESEVDRLLQPIGAEQAAGGLGLSITKLLVERLGGRFNVQSKVGAGTIATVTLPVQWPARV; encoded by the coding sequence ATGTCCGTGCCGAGTGTGCCGCTCGCGGGTGGGAATGCGCTCTCCCACCGGCAAGCGAGGATCTTGGTTGCCGCGGCAAGCGAGCCGTTGCGGCGGCGCGTCGTCGCTGCGCTGGCGCCCGACGGATTCGCCACCGTGGAGGCCACGGACAATCTCGACCAATTGATCGAGGCCGTCGAGCGGCACTCGCCGCATGTGCTGCTGCTCGACTTCGGCAATGGTGAGGCGCGTCCGCCCGAACATCTGGCGATGCTCCAGCGCATCGCCAAGCTGCCTGGGGAAAAGGCGACGCGTGTCGTCGCCCTCGCCGCCTCGCAGAACGTCTCCGTTCTTACCGATGTGCAGCATCTGCTCGGCGATTGGATTCCCTATGAGGCGGAAGTTGCCGTTCTTGCCTGGCGCACCCGCCTCAACGCCGAGCTCGTGGTCCTGCGCCGCCATGCCGACAGCGCCGGGAAGGCGGTTGCCGAAGCGATCCGCCAGCGCATCAACAAGCTGGAGGAAGGGCTGGTGCTGCTGCGCGCCGCCCATGATCGGCTCGCCGATGAATTGAAGCAGGCCAAGGCGCGGCAACGTGAATCAGCGATCATGCCGGCCTCGGTCCTGCACGAGCTACGCACGCCGCTCAATGCCATTTCCGGCTTCGCCGACATCATGAAGCAGGAAATGTACGGCCCGCTCGGCCACGACAAGTATCGGGATTACGTATCCTCCATCTACGATGCCTCGCAGCACCTGCTCGAAGTCGCAAACGACCTCCTCGACGTCTACAAGCTGGAAGCCGGCCAGATCCCGCTCGAGCCGAAGCCTTTCGATCCCAGACGGACCATCAAGTCGGTCGCCGATCTGCTCGCCGACCAAGCGCAGCGGGCCGGCGTCATGTTGCTTGCGGAAGCGCCGAACCGCGTCGCCACGATCGAGTCCGACGAGCGCCGCATGCGGCAGATCCTGGTCAACCTCGTCGGCAATGCTATCAAGTTCACGCCCCGCGGCGGGCGGGTCGTCATCAATGCCGTCGACGACGTGCTGGAGCCGCTGGTCAAGGTGAGCGTCAGCGATTCCGGCCCGGGATTGCCGGAATCCGAGGTCGATCGGCTGCTACAGCCGATCGGCGCCGAGCAAGCCGCGGGCGGGCTCGGGCTATCGATCACCAAGCTCCTGGTCGAGCGCTTGGGCGGACGCTTCAACGTGCAGAGCAAGGTGGGTGCCGGTACCATCGCGACCGTGACCTTGCCGGTGCAGTGGCCAGCCCGGGTCTGA
- a CDS encoding CocE/NonD family hydrolase, which yields MAPSVEVERNLLIAMSDGVELAADLYRPAGGGRCPALLTFIPYHKDGRGGRLDVEAFNRHFVGRGYAALTVDFRGLGSSGGASPEPFDPQEAKDGHEVVEWIARQPWCDGKVGMWGVSYGGITSLSVAATEPPHLAAIVPIHATADIHRGFIAPGGCRGGFWNEADWGPRMVAYNLMPPLWQDREGRWADVWRRHLESNPPWLLDWWEHDSRDSYWTRRVVPVERIRAPCFNIGGWRDLYADCTVIDYSKIKAPKRLLMGPWKHAFPDKALEAPVAGLYEIERWFDRWLKGVENGVDKEPPVILHVQGADGDWRAEAGWPLERTRAIAWYLGPDGSLGAKAPAGTNAPSQYAYDATVGMQSILWDPWSTALDPALTRDQSSDDARSLTFTGTALAEPMELVGNAVAVLDVAASDAPLTVVAKLAEVAPNGRSTLIATGWLDLALREGGERTLPVVPGQRYSVRVPLRATAYRLPAGHRLRLSLTCADFPRIWPTPKRATLSVFHGASHVLLPTIPAQSPALPAPRWGPVQAKALAGPADLGGAQSWELRHDLGSDTATLSAAKEEHQRLDEFTKLHTRHAYQAQVSAANPQATRMSATTRVEIDRPVTRTTLDSSVVASTHDVSIKVAIAVDGHPYWTRTWSRRRGKAASR from the coding sequence ATGGCACCAAGCGTCGAGGTTGAGCGCAACCTCCTGATCGCGATGTCGGATGGCGTCGAGTTGGCGGCCGACCTCTACCGGCCGGCCGGCGGTGGCCGTTGTCCGGCGCTCCTCACCTTCATTCCCTATCACAAGGACGGCCGCGGCGGCCGGCTGGATGTCGAAGCCTTCAACCGGCATTTCGTCGGCCGTGGCTATGCGGCGCTGACCGTCGACTTCCGCGGCCTCGGCAGCTCGGGCGGAGCCAGCCCCGAGCCCTTCGACCCGCAGGAGGCGAAGGACGGCCACGAGGTGGTCGAGTGGATCGCCCGCCAGCCCTGGTGCGACGGCAAGGTCGGCATGTGGGGCGTCTCCTACGGCGGCATCACCTCGCTCAGCGTGGCGGCGACCGAGCCGCCGCATCTGGCGGCCATCGTTCCGATTCACGCCACCGCGGATATCCATCGCGGTTTCATCGCACCGGGGGGCTGCCGCGGCGGCTTCTGGAACGAGGCCGATTGGGGCCCACGCATGGTCGCCTACAATTTGATGCCGCCCTTGTGGCAGGACCGCGAGGGACGCTGGGCGGATGTCTGGCGCCGGCACCTCGAGTCCAATCCCCCGTGGCTCTTGGATTGGTGGGAGCACGACAGCCGGGATTCCTATTGGACCCGGCGGGTGGTTCCGGTCGAGCGCATCCGCGCCCCCTGCTTCAACATCGGCGGCTGGCGCGACCTCTATGCCGACTGCACCGTCATCGACTATTCGAAGATCAAGGCGCCGAAGCGTTTGCTGATGGGGCCGTGGAAGCATGCCTTTCCCGACAAGGCGCTGGAGGCGCCGGTCGCGGGCCTCTACGAGATCGAGCGCTGGTTCGACCGCTGGCTGAAAGGTGTGGAGAACGGCGTCGACAAGGAGCCGCCGGTCATCCTCCATGTGCAAGGTGCCGACGGCGACTGGCGGGCGGAGGCTGGCTGGCCGCTCGAGCGGACCCGCGCCATCGCCTGGTATCTCGGTCCCGACGGCAGCCTTGGCGCGAAGGCTCCCGCCGGCACCAACGCGCCCAGCCAATATGCCTATGACGCCACCGTGGGCATGCAGTCGATCCTTTGGGATCCTTGGAGCACCGCGCTCGATCCCGCCCTCACCCGCGACCAGAGCAGCGACGATGCCCGCTCGCTCACCTTCACCGGCACGGCTCTCGCCGAGCCGATGGAGCTCGTCGGCAATGCCGTGGCGGTTCTCGACGTGGCGGCTTCGGATGCGCCGCTCACGGTCGTGGCCAAGCTCGCCGAAGTGGCGCCCAACGGTCGCTCGACCTTGATCGCCACGGGCTGGCTCGATCTCGCCCTGCGGGAAGGTGGCGAGCGGACGCTGCCGGTCGTCCCCGGCCAGCGCTACAGCGTCCGCGTCCCGCTGCGCGCCACCGCCTACCGGCTACCGGCCGGTCATCGGCTGCGCCTCAGCCTCACCTGCGCGGATTTTCCGCGGATCTGGCCCACACCCAAGCGGGCGACGCTCTCGGTGTTCCATGGCGCCTCGCATGTGCTGCTGCCCACAATCCCGGCCCAGAGTCCGGCGCTGCCCGCCCCACGCTGGGGCCCGGTCCAGGCAAAGGCCCTGGCCGGTCCTGCGGATCTGGGCGGCGCGCAGAGCTGGGAGCTCCGTCACGACCTCGGCAGCGACACGGCGACGCTCAGCGCCGCCAAGGAAGAGCACCAGCGCCTCGACGAGTTCACCAAGCTGCACACGCGGCATGCTTACCAAGCCCAGGTTTCCGCCGCCAATCCGCAAGCCACGCGCATGTCGGCCACGACCCGGGTCGAGATCGACCGGCCGGTCACCCGCACCACGCTCGACTCGAGCGTGGTGGCCAGCACCCATGACGTGTCGATCAAGGTCGCGATTGCCGTCGACGGGCATCCATACTGGACCCGAACCTGGTCGCGTCGCCGCGGCAAGGCAGCGTCCCGGTGA
- a CDS encoding aldo/keto reductase codes for MKQATLPGGEKVPALGLGTWNMGDSPGARKHEVAALQLGLDLGMTLIDTAEMYAEGGAELVVGEAIRGRRAQVFLVSKVYPHNASRKGVKAACERSLKRLGVDRLDLYLLHWPGSIAYGETLAGFQDLIRAGKIRYHGVSNLDAAAMKEWWSLPGGDACATDQVLYNLARRGIEWELLPSGRKQKMPVMAYSPLDQGRILRNPALKEVAGRHGATPAQVALAWLLQQEGVIVIPKAAKPEHVRENAEALKLRLTDADKSHLDKAFPPPSGPRSLEML; via the coding sequence GTGAAGCAGGCGACCTTGCCCGGGGGCGAGAAGGTTCCAGCACTCGGCCTCGGCACCTGGAACATGGGCGATAGCCCCGGGGCCCGAAAGCACGAGGTCGCGGCACTCCAGCTCGGTCTCGATCTCGGCATGACGCTCATCGATACGGCGGAGATGTATGCCGAGGGCGGCGCCGAGTTGGTCGTCGGCGAGGCGATCCGCGGCCGGCGCGCACAGGTCTTCCTGGTAAGCAAGGTCTACCCCCACAACGCGTCGCGCAAGGGTGTCAAGGCGGCCTGCGAGCGAAGCTTGAAGCGGCTCGGCGTCGATCGGCTCGACCTCTATCTCTTGCATTGGCCGGGCTCGATCGCTTACGGGGAAACCCTCGCCGGCTTCCAGGATCTGATCCGAGCCGGCAAGATCCGCTATCACGGCGTCAGCAACCTCGATGCCGCGGCCATGAAAGAGTGGTGGTCGCTGCCTGGCGGCGACGCCTGCGCCACCGATCAGGTTCTCTACAATTTGGCCCGACGCGGCATCGAATGGGAATTGCTGCCGAGCGGCCGCAAGCAAAAGATGCCGGTCATGGCCTATTCGCCCTTGGACCAAGGCCGCATCTTGCGTAACCCGGCGCTCAAGGAGGTGGCCGGCCGCCATGGCGCAACACCGGCTCAGGTGGCGCTTGCCTGGCTCCTGCAGCAAGAGGGCGTCATCGTGATCCCGAAGGCGGCGAAGCCAGAGCATGTCCGCGAGAATGCCGAAGCCCTCAAGCTTCGCCTGACCGACGCCGACAAAAGCCATCTCGACAAGGCCTTCCCGCCCCCATCCGGTCCCCGTTCTTTGGAGATGTTATAG
- a CDS encoding threonine/serine dehydratase — protein MTVAPTLVEIESTRAQLGSRVLETPIHSWRGREIAAVLGPDTDIVLKLELLQYTGTFKPRGALSVMLNLPADALARGVTAVSAGNHAIAVAYAAQALGTTAKVVMAKSANPYRVQCCRSYGAEVVLVDDVHQAFDTVKRIETEEGRSFVHPFEGPFTSRGTATVALEFCRQAGAMDAVIVAIGGGGLASGVATAVKLLQPDALVLGVEPEGSDVMHRSFAAGQPAKMDRSQTIADSLSPPFTTPLAYALCRRSIDELVKVSDDDIRRAMALMFRELKLAVEPAGAVATAALLGPLRERLRGKRVGLIVCGTNIDIEGFAQHVRLGQAD, from the coding sequence ATGACCGTTGCTCCGACACTGGTGGAGATCGAGTCCACGCGCGCGCAACTTGGCTCACGCGTCTTGGAGACTCCGATCCATAGCTGGCGAGGCCGTGAAATCGCCGCCGTGCTGGGACCCGACACCGACATCGTGCTGAAGCTCGAGCTCCTGCAATACACCGGCACCTTCAAGCCGCGTGGCGCGCTCTCGGTCATGCTGAACCTGCCGGCGGATGCGCTTGCCCGCGGCGTGACTGCGGTCAGCGCCGGCAACCATGCGATCGCCGTCGCCTATGCCGCCCAGGCGCTGGGCACGACCGCCAAGGTGGTGATGGCGAAGAGCGCCAATCCCTATCGCGTCCAGTGCTGCCGCAGCTACGGGGCAGAGGTGGTGCTGGTCGACGACGTGCATCAGGCGTTCGATACGGTCAAGCGGATCGAAACCGAAGAAGGCCGCAGCTTCGTGCATCCCTTCGAGGGTCCCTTCACCAGCCGCGGCACCGCCACGGTGGCCCTCGAATTCTGCCGGCAGGCCGGCGCCATGGACGCCGTCATCGTCGCCATCGGCGGCGGCGGTTTGGCATCGGGGGTGGCCACGGCCGTCAAGCTGCTGCAGCCCGACGCGCTGGTCCTCGGCGTCGAGCCGGAGGGATCCGACGTCATGCATCGCAGCTTCGCCGCCGGCCAGCCGGCGAAGATGGATCGCTCGCAGACGATCGCCGACAGCCTGTCGCCCCCCTTCACCACGCCACTCGCCTACGCGCTCTGCCGGCGCTCCATCGACGAGCTGGTGAAGGTGAGCGACGACGACATCCGCCGGGCCATGGCGCTCATGTTCCGCGAGCTCAAGCTCGCGGTCGAGCCGGCCGGGGCGGTGGCAACGGCCGCACTCCTCGGCCCGCTCCGCGAACGTCTTCGCGGCAAGCGGGTCGGGCTCATTGTCTGCGGCACCAACATCGACATCGAAGGCTTCGCCCAGCATGTCCGGCTGGGCCAGGCCGATTAA